In the Borrelia turicatae 91E135 genome, one interval contains:
- the groL gene encoding chaperonin GroEL (60 kDa chaperone family; promotes refolding of misfolded polypeptides especially under stressful conditions; forms two stacked rings of heptamers to form a barrel-shaped 14mer; ends can be capped by GroES; misfolded proteins enter the barrel where they are refolded when GroES binds), whose translation MAKDIYFNEDARKSLLSGIEKLSNAVKVTLGPKGRNVLIDKKFGSPTVTKDGVSVAREIELDNALENMGAQLLKEVAIKTNDLAGDGTTTATVLAYAIAREGLKNVSSGINPIGIKKGIEHAVTLASEKIRKSAKKITTKEEIAQVASISANNDTSIGEKIAEAMDRVGKDGVITVEESKTFDTTISYVEGMQFDRGYLSPYFSTNKENMSVSFDDAYILICEKKISTIKELLPVLEKVLNTNKPLLIIAEDIEGDALAALVLNSVRGALKVCAIKAPGFGDRRKAMLEDIAILTGGVFVSEELGLTLENVELEQLGQAKSVKVDKDNTTIINTGNKEQIKERAELIKKQIEETSSEYDKEKLQERLAKLVGGVAVINVGAVTELELKEKKHRVEDALSATRAAVEEGVVPGGGSTLIEVAMYLDTVDTSKLSYEEKQGFEIVKRSLEEPMRQIIANAGFESSIYIHQIKTDKKGLGFDAASFKWVNMIESGIIDPAKVTRSALQNAASIAGLLLTTECAITEVKEEKSNAGGGYPMDPGMGMM comes from the coding sequence ATGGCTAAGGACATATATTTTAATGAAGATGCTAGAAAAAGTCTACTAAGCGGTATTGAAAAATTATCAAATGCTGTGAAAGTAACCCTTGGTCCTAAGGGGAGAAATGTTTTAATTGATAAAAAATTTGGTTCTCCTACTGTTACAAAAGATGGAGTGAGTGTTGCTCGTGAAATTGAGCTTGATAATGCGCTTGAAAATATGGGAGCACAACTTTTAAAAGAAGTTGCAATTAAAACAAATGATCTAGCTGGGGATGGAACTACTACTGCTACTGTACTTGCTTATGCAATTGCAAGAGAGGGTCTTAAGAATGTTTCTTCTGGGATTAATCCAATTGGAATAAAAAAAGGGATAGAGCATGCTGTGACTTTAGCTTCTGAAAAAATTCGTAAATCAGCTAAAAAAATCACTACTAAGGAAGAAATTGCGCAGGTAGCATCTATTTCTGCAAACAATGATACTTCCATAGGTGAAAAAATTGCTGAAGCTATGGACAGAGTTGGAAAAGATGGAGTTATTACTGTTGAGGAGTCAAAGACTTTTGATACTACAATCTCTTATGTTGAGGGCATGCAATTTGATAGAGGATATTTATCTCCTTATTTTTCTACAAATAAAGAAAATATGAGTGTAAGCTTTGATGATGCCTATATCTTAATATGTGAGAAGAAGATTAGTACGATTAAAGAACTTTTGCCAGTGCTAGAAAAAGTTTTAAATACAAATAAGCCTTTGTTAATTATTGCTGAAGATATTGAGGGAGATGCTCTTGCTGCACTTGTTCTAAATAGTGTTCGTGGAGCTTTGAAGGTTTGTGCAATTAAAGCTCCTGGGTTTGGTGACAGACGTAAGGCAATGCTTGAAGACATTGCAATACTTACTGGAGGAGTGTTTGTTAGTGAAGAATTGGGACTTACTCTTGAGAATGTTGAACTTGAGCAGCTTGGTCAGGCTAAATCAGTAAAAGTTGATAAAGATAATACTACAATTATTAATACTGGAAATAAAGAGCAAATCAAAGAGCGTGCAGAGCTTATTAAAAAACAAATTGAAGAGACAAGTTCTGAATATGATAAAGAAAAACTTCAAGAACGTCTTGCAAAACTTGTTGGTGGAGTTGCTGTTATTAATGTTGGTGCTGTTACTGAGCTGGAACTTAAAGAGAAAAAACATAGGGTTGAGGATGCTTTATCTGCAACTCGTGCTGCTGTTGAAGAAGGTGTTGTTCCTGGTGGTGGGTCAACTCTTATTGAAGTTGCTATGTATCTTGATACAGTTGATACAAGTAAACTTAGCTATGAGGAGAAGCAAGGTTTTGAGATTGTGAAGAGAAGTCTTGAAGAACCAATGAGACAAATAATTGCTAATGCTGGATTTGAGAGTTCTATTTATATTCATCAGATTAAAACTGACAAAAAAGGACTTGGTTTTGATGCAGCGAGTTTTAAATGGGTAAATATGATTGAGAGTGGTATAATTGATCCTGCTAAGGTTACAAGAAGTGCTCTTCAAAATGCGGCTTCAATTGCAGGATTGCTCTTGACAACAGAGTGTGCTATTACTGAAGTTAAAGAGGAAAAGAGTAATGCTGGTGGTGGATATCCTATGGATCCTGGAATGGGAATGATGTAA
- the yajC gene encoding preprotein translocase subunit YajC, with translation MFLLQDFSHSSSFFRSLLVFIPVIAIFWFLVISPQRKEEKKKKDMIKNLKKGDKVLTIGGIFGIVKKVNDSEVILELSPTSEVRFIKNSVERVILDEIKDKN, from the coding sequence ATGTTTTTATTGCAAGATTTTAGCCATAGCAGTAGTTTTTTTAGGAGTTTATTGGTTTTTATTCCCGTAATTGCTATATTTTGGTTTTTAGTAATATCGCCTCAGCGTAAAGAAGAGAAGAAAAAAAAGGATATGATCAAAAACCTTAAAAAGGGTGATAAGGTCTTAACTATAGGTGGAATTTTTGGGATTGTTAAAAAGGTTAATGATTCTGAAGTTATACTTGAACTTAGTCCAACTTCAGAGGTAAGGTTTATAAAAAATTCAGTTGAAAGAGTTATTCTTGACGAAATTAAAGATAAAAATTAA
- the secD gene encoding protein translocase subunit SecD, protein MNKVSKFILILCVTSFAYLLIFPTLKWYFFTNDEDKKISLYSKEALRDYSKNKALSSLIELKKLYQKNPNAQIPDDLKYLIPIAQNNYKIYGKEFPKSFDNVKVLRDGFLTDADIEELSLEIYRYYEEIKRNKNRIIQLGLDLSGGMSVTISLDYSGLEQKLGRTLSFQEKEEAFDRTMQILKDRVDTFGLTEPKITREASGNKIFLDVPGERDEKRVDSLLSGRGNLLFYVVDNEATSVLNTKILEAGPLYSISDIKNSMGLGENKKIFPWYVKDSYGIDDESTVRYYVVDSSVESSFDGSHISDAGVLNDHKTGRDVVTFNLDNEGSEKFFEITKKNIGKALAVVMEGKIKSVANISHAIAGGNVSIQGDSFDKREASELALVFKTAAFPVEIKIDDLRVIGPTIGEKTVKLGIKASLLALVLVFLFMLAYYKISGFVAGFSLVIYNLFLILAILSAFNFTLTLTSIAGLVLTMGMAVDINIIIYERIKEEIRNGRKFERAFDDGFKKAFWAIMDSNITTFIAVLFLTLLGTGTIQGFAWTLSIGIVASLFSSLIFSRFILEFIMSFSKSKCLSISWSSNYAKGV, encoded by the coding sequence ATGAATAAAGTCTCTAAATTTATATTAATACTATGTGTGACATCATTTGCTTATCTTTTAATATTTCCTACTCTAAAATGGTATTTTTTTACTAACGATGAGGATAAAAAAATTAGTTTATATTCAAAAGAGGCTTTAAGGGATTATTCTAAAAATAAGGCATTGAGTTCACTTATTGAACTTAAAAAGTTGTATCAAAAGAATCCTAATGCTCAAATTCCAGATGATTTGAAGTATTTAATTCCAATTGCTCAAAATAACTATAAGATTTATGGAAAGGAGTTTCCCAAATCTTTTGATAATGTCAAAGTCTTAAGAGATGGGTTTTTAACAGATGCTGATATTGAAGAACTTAGTCTTGAAATTTATAGGTATTATGAAGAGATAAAGAGGAATAAAAACAGAATAATACAACTTGGACTTGATTTGTCTGGAGGAATGAGTGTTACTATTTCTCTTGATTATTCAGGTCTTGAACAAAAATTGGGAAGAACTTTGAGTTTTCAAGAAAAGGAAGAAGCTTTTGACCGTACAATGCAAATACTTAAAGATAGAGTAGATACCTTTGGGCTTACAGAGCCTAAGATTACGAGGGAAGCAAGTGGAAATAAGATTTTCTTAGATGTTCCAGGAGAAAGGGATGAGAAGCGTGTTGATTCTCTTTTAAGTGGTAGAGGAAATTTGCTCTTTTATGTGGTTGATAATGAGGCTACTTCTGTTCTTAATACTAAAATACTAGAAGCTGGACCTCTTTACTCAATTTCTGATATTAAAAATAGCATGGGACTTGGAGAGAATAAGAAAATTTTTCCTTGGTATGTTAAGGATTCTTATGGTATTGATGATGAATCTACAGTTCGTTATTATGTTGTTGATTCTAGTGTTGAGAGTTCGTTTGATGGTTCCCATATTAGTGATGCTGGGGTGTTAAACGATCACAAGACAGGTAGAGATGTGGTTACATTTAATCTAGATAATGAGGGAAGTGAAAAATTTTTTGAAATTACCAAAAAAAATATTGGTAAGGCTTTAGCTGTAGTTATGGAAGGAAAAATTAAATCAGTAGCTAATATTAGTCATGCTATTGCTGGTGGAAATGTTTCAATTCAGGGGGATTCTTTTGATAAGCGCGAAGCTAGTGAGCTTGCACTTGTTTTTAAAACAGCAGCTTTTCCAGTTGAAATAAAGATAGATGATTTAAGAGTTATTGGACCTACTATTGGAGAAAAAACAGTTAAACTTGGAATAAAAGCATCTCTTCTTGCGCTTGTTTTGGTTTTCTTATTTATGTTGGCATATTACAAGATAAGTGGTTTTGTAGCGGGTTTTTCATTGGTTATTTATAATTTATTTTTAATATTGGCAATTTTGTCAGCATTTAACTTTACTTTGACTCTTACAAGTATTGCAGGTCTTGTGTTAACGATGGGTATGGCTGTTGATATTAACATAATTATTTATGAGCGGATTAAGGAAGAGATTAGAAATGGTCGAAAATTTGAGAGAGCATTTGATGATGGATTTAAAAAAGCTTTTTGGGCAATAATGGATTCAAATATTACAACATTTATTGCTGTGCTTTTTTTAACTCTTCTTGGAACCGGGACTATTCAAGGTTTTGCTTGGACTTTGTCTATAGGGATTGTAGCATCACTTTTTAGTAGTTTAATCTTTTCAAGGTTTATTTTGGAATTTATTATGTCTTTTAGTAAAAGCAAATGTTTAAGTATCTCTTGGAGTTCAAATTATGCAAAAGGTGTTTAA
- the secF gene encoding protein translocase subunit SecF — protein sequence MQKVFNFLKYGNKVIIVSFCMILSGFIYTFMYHGGYNWGIDFSSGVNINFVIDKSGIKDYDIQRILSSVYKTFDVNKIISSDESKSQFSIIVKSDITDYALKKEIHSTLIDKLNTEFGANVEILDSYFIDSNFSSILRTKSMLLVCLTFTLILFYVALRFRLSYAVASIFATIHDILFVVAFLGIFRIEINSSIIVSILTIIGYSLNDTIIIFDRIRENSRNMTDTLFLNILNVSIKQTLSRTILTSMTTFVAVLSIYVFTEGAIKDFSLIFMVGVVVGTYSSIFIASPILLSCYKKIK from the coding sequence ATGCAAAAGGTGTTTAATTTTTTAAAATATGGAAATAAAGTTATTATAGTTAGTTTTTGTATGATTTTATCAGGTTTTATTTATACTTTTATGTATCATGGTGGTTATAATTGGGGAATAGACTTTTCTTCAGGAGTTAACATTAATTTTGTAATAGATAAATCAGGTATTAAAGATTATGATATACAAAGAATACTCTCTTCAGTTTATAAAACATTTGATGTTAATAAAATTATTTCAAGTGATGAGTCTAAGAGTCAGTTCTCTATTATAGTGAAGTCAGACATTACTGATTATGCTTTAAAAAAAGAGATTCACAGTACATTAATTGATAAATTGAATACTGAGTTTGGTGCCAATGTTGAAATTCTTGATTCTTATTTTATTGATTCGAATTTTTCATCTATTTTAAGGACAAAATCAATGTTATTGGTTTGTTTAACATTTACACTTATTTTATTTTATGTGGCGTTGAGATTTAGGTTGAGTTATGCTGTTGCATCAATATTTGCAACGATACATGATATACTTTTTGTAGTTGCTTTTTTAGGGATATTTAGGATAGAAATAAATAGTTCAATAATCGTTTCTATATTGACAATTATTGGGTATTCTTTAAATGACACGATAATTATTTTTGATAGAATTAGGGAAAATTCTAGGAATATGACAGATACTTTATTTTTAAATATTTTAAATGTAAGTATTAAGCAAACTTTATCAAGAACTATTTTGACATCTATGACGACATTCGTTGCTGTGCTTTCTATTTATGTGTTTACTGAGGGAGCTATTAAAGATTTTTCTCTAATATTTATGGTAGGTGTTGTTGTTGGTACTTATTCTTCAATTTTTATAGCTTCTCCTATTCTTTTAAGTTGTTATAAAAAAATTAAATAG
- a CDS encoding DnaJ C-terminal domain-containing protein, with translation MSKDYYNILGIHKNATTEEIKKAYKKLAIKYHPDKNKGNKFAEEKFKEINEAYEILSSPQKKANYDNFGSANFNNNFNTEGFSKGFKNTDFHNFESFDLFSDIFGGATRGTLKDTEITIKISLYDAYMGGKKSILINNEKIDINIPKGTIETTKLKFNGKGNINPISGKRSNLIIKFEISSYKNFTLKERNLETKINVYPWEIALGSEKVFETIEGKKIKIKIPKDTKNEEILSLKGLGMPALGNTNKGDLRVKLIVDVPKIINDEVKKIYERLKEIYN, from the coding sequence ATGTCTAAAGACTATTACAACATACTTGGAATACACAAAAACGCTACAACAGAAGAAATCAAAAAAGCCTATAAAAAATTAGCTATAAAATATCATCCTGACAAAAATAAAGGAAACAAATTTGCCGAAGAAAAATTTAAAGAAATAAATGAGGCTTATGAAATTCTCTCATCTCCTCAAAAAAAAGCCAATTATGATAATTTTGGAAGTGCAAATTTTAATAATAATTTCAACACAGAGGGATTTAGTAAAGGATTTAAGAATACTGACTTTCATAATTTTGAAAGCTTCGATTTATTCTCTGATATTTTTGGAGGAGCTACAAGAGGCACACTTAAAGATACAGAGATAACTATTAAAATTTCACTATATGACGCTTATATGGGGGGTAAAAAATCAATATTAATAAACAACGAAAAAATTGACATTAATATTCCAAAGGGAACAATTGAGACTACTAAATTAAAGTTTAACGGAAAGGGAAACATAAATCCAATTTCTGGGAAAAGAAGTAACCTAATTATCAAATTTGAAATATCAAGTTATAAAAATTTTACTTTAAAAGAACGAAATTTAGAAACAAAAATTAATGTATATCCATGGGAAATAGCTTTGGGTAGTGAAAAAGTCTTTGAAACAATTGAAGGTAAAAAAATAAAGATAAAAATTCCAAAAGATACAAAAAATGAAGAAATACTAAGTTTAAAAGGTCTTGGCATGCCTGCACTTGGCAATACCAATAAAGGGGATCTCAGAGTTAAACTAATAGTAGATGTTCCTAAAATCATTAACGATGAAGTAAAAAAAATATATGAACGACTAAAAGAAATATATAATTAG
- the psgB gene encoding HemN-related non-iron pseudo-SAM protein PsgB — protein MNFLRLTDLSIYIDLTKCFSYVFFDKILQELSYYLKVLGSPQIKTLYIKYETSGLGNDSDLESFLTSLSQNFDFLTLDEFTFELHPLEITLSLLAILNDFSVSRISIDIKSFSSKLLKVMGVYEISVAEINNAVNGIRKFDFDLNIDLNVNIPYQEKMHLRNDLVKLVACAPEHICLSEILVDGENCIIDFFKDVSSNYNEAKAEDFWFYAFDFLESNGYMNYEISNFALKGHESKHNLRYWELKPYLGLGVNSVSLLVISKGDGLKAVIKMDDNFLGVGKSTAAFEILSDLDFFICHFITNLGTKKGLEVSVLKRRFIYNQEDFCNFINYLLRLSKGVVFSNDILYLDGHERFKLDFYLRLIREYLVSNSFKVNFKFL, from the coding sequence GTGAATTTTTTGCGTTTAACGGATTTAAGTATTTATATTGATCTCACCAAGTGTTTTAGTTATGTTTTTTTTGATAAAATATTGCAAGAATTGTCTTATTATTTAAAGGTTTTGGGGTCTCCACAAATTAAGACTCTTTATATTAAATACGAAACTTCAGGGCTTGGTAATGATTCTGATTTAGAATCTTTTTTAACTTCTCTATCTCAAAATTTTGATTTTCTTACATTGGATGAATTTACCTTTGAATTACATCCTTTAGAGATTACACTTTCGCTTTTAGCAATTTTAAATGATTTTTCTGTTAGTAGGATTAGTATTGATATAAAGAGTTTTTCTTCAAAATTGTTAAAAGTGATGGGTGTTTATGAGATATCTGTAGCTGAAATAAATAACGCAGTAAATGGTATTCGTAAATTTGATTTTGATTTGAATATTGACTTAAATGTTAATATTCCTTATCAAGAAAAAATGCATCTTAGGAATGATTTAGTAAAGTTAGTTGCATGTGCTCCTGAACATATTTGTCTTTCAGAAATTCTAGTTGATGGGGAAAATTGTATTATTGATTTTTTTAAAGATGTTTCTTCCAATTATAATGAGGCTAAGGCTGAAGATTTTTGGTTTTATGCTTTTGATTTTTTGGAATCCAATGGCTATATGAATTATGAGATTTCAAATTTTGCCTTAAAGGGGCATGAGAGTAAACATAATTTGCGATATTGGGAGCTTAAACCATATTTGGGTCTTGGGGTAAATTCTGTTAGTTTGCTTGTTATTTCCAAAGGTGATGGTCTTAAGGCTGTGATTAAGATGGATGATAATTTTTTAGGTGTTGGGAAATCTACAGCAGCTTTTGAGATTTTAAGTGATTTAGATTTTTTTATTTGTCATTTTATTACAAATCTTGGGACTAAGAAGGGTCTTGAAGTTTCTGTTTTAAAGCGTAGATTTATATATAATCAGGAAGATTTTTGTAATTTTATTAATTATCTTTTGAGATTAAGTAAAGGAGTTGTTTTTAGCAATGATATTCTTTATTTGGATGGACATGAAAGATTTAAATTGGATTTTTATCTTCGGTTGATTAGAGAATATTTAGTTAGCAATTCTTTTAAAGTGAATTTTAAGTTTCTTTAA
- the rpiA gene encoding ribose 5-phosphate isomerase A — protein MEEQKKLVSQYAIDHYVKSNMHLGIGTGTTVFYAIKYLSKKIKSGDLKNLKLYPTSSDTKYLLARENITYESKFTKLSKNIDITIDGADEILLETKALIKGGGAAHLMEKIVAYNSHQLLIIADETKIVQTLGTRASVPIEIVPDALAFITANLANMNFNPVLRTCKSKSGPIITDNNNYILDVKMNVENPKGAEKYFKLLPGILEIGIFNHQNTKIIYYQNGQIKET, from the coding sequence ATGGAAGAACAAAAAAAGTTAGTTTCACAATACGCAATTGATCATTATGTAAAAAGCAACATGCACCTTGGAATTGGAACAGGAACAACGGTTTTTTATGCAATTAAATATTTAAGCAAAAAAATAAAATCTGGGGACTTAAAAAACCTAAAACTTTACCCAACAAGTAGTGATACAAAATACTTACTTGCAAGAGAAAATATTACATATGAATCCAAATTTACAAAACTCAGCAAAAATATAGACATAACAATCGACGGAGCCGATGAAATTTTATTAGAAACAAAAGCCCTAATAAAGGGTGGTGGAGCAGCTCATCTAATGGAAAAAATAGTGGCATATAATTCTCATCAATTATTGATTATTGCAGATGAAACAAAAATTGTACAAACTTTAGGAACAAGAGCATCTGTACCAATTGAAATTGTTCCAGATGCTCTTGCATTTATTACAGCAAACTTAGCAAACATGAACTTTAACCCTGTTTTAAGGACTTGTAAGTCTAAATCAGGACCAATAATAACTGATAATAATAACTACATCTTAGATGTAAAAATGAATGTCGAAAACCCTAAAGGGGCTGAAAAATACTTTAAATTACTCCCAGGAATACTTGAAATTGGTATTTTTAACCATCAAAACACTAAGATCATATACTATCAAAATGGACAGATTAAAGAAACTTAA
- the gpmA gene encoding 2,3-diphosphoglycerate-dependent phosphoglycerate mutase: MYKLVLVRHGESEWNKENLFTGWTDVKLSEKGISEALEGGRVLKQEGYSFDIAFSSVLVRANDTLNIILRELGQSYIDVEKSWRLNERHYGALQGLNKAETAEKYGEDKVLMWRRSYDIPPMPLEESDKRHPIHDLRYRGIPKSELPSTECLKDTVARVIPYWTDKIARAIIEGKKVIIAAHGNSLRALVKYLDNMSDDDILKLNIPTGIPLVYELDRDLRPIKHYYLGDEDKIKAAMESVANQGKKK; encoded by the coding sequence ATGTATAAATTAGTTTTAGTGCGTCATGGTGAGAGTGAATGGAATAAAGAAAATCTTTTTACAGGCTGGACTGATGTTAAGCTTTCTGAGAAGGGTATTTCTGAAGCTTTAGAGGGCGGTAGAGTTCTTAAACAAGAAGGCTATTCTTTTGATATTGCTTTTAGTTCGGTATTGGTAAGAGCTAATGATACTTTAAATATTATTTTGCGTGAGTTGGGTCAATCTTATATTGATGTAGAGAAATCTTGGCGACTCAATGAAAGACATTATGGAGCTTTGCAAGGGTTAAATAAGGCTGAAACAGCTGAAAAATATGGCGAGGATAAGGTTTTAATGTGGAGACGTAGTTATGATATACCTCCTATGCCTTTAGAAGAGTCTGATAAACGTCATCCAATTCATGACTTGAGATATAGAGGGATCCCTAAAAGTGAACTTCCTTCAACGGAATGTTTAAAGGATACTGTTGCAAGAGTTATACCGTATTGGACAGATAAAATTGCTAGAGCTATTATTGAGGGAAAAAAGGTTATTATTGCTGCTCATGGAAATTCTTTAAGAGCTCTTGTTAAATATCTTGATAATATGAGTGATGATGATATTTTAAAGCTTAATATTCCTACTGGTATTCCTTTAGTGTATGAACTTGATAGGGATTTAAGACCTATTAAACATTATTACTTGGGTGACGAGGATAAGATTAAAGCGGCTATGGAATCTGTTGCTAATCAAGGAAAGAAAAAATAA
- the lysS gene encoding lysine--tRNA ligase, producing the protein MKTAHWADFYAKKIIEEKGEKEQYTVASGITPSGTVHIGNFREVISVDLVARALKDANKNVRFIYSWDNYDVFRKVPKNMPDQELLTTHLRQAITRVPDTKTNQSSYARANEVEFEKYLPIVGIKPEFINQSLKYMSSDYSNQIKFALDHKDEIAKVLNKYRTTKLADNWYPISIFCTKCDRDTTTVKNYNHCYSIEYHCECGNKESLDLRKTWAAKLPWRIDWPMRWKYENVDFEPAGKDHHSSGGSFDTSIEIVKIFGGTPPITFQYDFISIKGRGGKISSSSGEVVSLKDVLEIYTPEVTRFLFASTKPNTEFSISFDLDVIKIYEDYDKFERVYYGIDDIKESKKEAFKRIYELSQPKAPDKEIPYQIGFRHLSVICQIFEGNKDKIFKLLHDVKENQKEKLINKIDCCINWIKKFAPEEFKFSLRTTFDNTESLDSNKQGVTQLLNFLKKDFNNITEKEIQDEIYNIARSNNIDPPLFFKQIYNILINKDKGPKLAGFIKAIGIQKFEEIVKHYI; encoded by the coding sequence ATGAAAACAGCACACTGGGCAGATTTCTATGCAAAAAAAATCATAGAAGAAAAAGGTGAAAAGGAACAATATACAGTTGCATCAGGCATTACTCCATCAGGCACTGTGCATATTGGAAACTTTAGAGAAGTAATCTCCGTTGACCTTGTAGCAAGAGCATTAAAAGATGCAAACAAAAATGTAAGATTTATATACTCATGGGATAACTATGATGTATTTAGAAAAGTACCTAAGAACATGCCTGATCAAGAATTACTGACAACTCATTTAAGACAAGCAATCACAAGGGTTCCTGACACCAAAACTAATCAATCAAGCTATGCAAGAGCAAACGAAGTGGAATTCGAAAAATATCTACCTATTGTAGGTATTAAGCCAGAATTTATAAACCAAAGTCTAAAATATATGTCAAGTGATTACTCAAATCAAATTAAGTTTGCACTAGATCATAAAGATGAAATAGCAAAAGTCCTTAATAAATATAGAACAACAAAACTCGCTGACAACTGGTACCCTATTAGTATTTTTTGCACTAAATGCGACAGAGATACTACAACAGTAAAAAATTATAATCATTGCTATTCAATTGAATACCATTGCGAATGCGGTAATAAAGAATCACTCGATTTAAGAAAAACATGGGCTGCAAAACTTCCATGGAGAATAGACTGGCCAATGCGATGGAAATACGAAAACGTTGATTTTGAACCTGCAGGAAAAGATCATCATAGTAGTGGGGGAAGTTTTGACACCTCAATAGAAATTGTAAAAATTTTTGGAGGAACTCCGCCCATAACATTTCAGTATGATTTTATATCAATCAAAGGACGTGGTGGGAAAATATCTTCATCATCTGGAGAGGTCGTGTCATTAAAAGATGTCCTTGAAATATATACTCCTGAAGTCACAAGATTCTTATTTGCATCAACAAAACCCAACACAGAATTTTCAATATCATTCGATCTTGATGTAATAAAAATTTATGAAGATTACGATAAATTTGAAAGAGTATATTATGGAATTGACGATATTAAAGAAAGTAAAAAAGAAGCTTTTAAAAGAATTTACGAACTATCTCAACCAAAAGCACCAGATAAAGAAATTCCATATCAAATTGGTTTTAGACACTTAAGCGTAATTTGTCAAATTTTTGAAGGGAACAAAGATAAAATTTTTAAACTTTTACATGATGTAAAAGAAAACCAAAAAGAAAAACTTATAAACAAAATTGATTGTTGCATTAACTGGATCAAAAAATTTGCACCTGAAGAATTTAAATTTTCACTAAGAACCACATTCGACAACACTGAATCCTTGGATAGCAACAAACAAGGAGTAACACAATTACTAAATTTTTTAAAAAAAGATTTCAACAATATCACTGAAAAAGAAATTCAAGATGAAATTTATAATATCGCAAGAAGCAATAACATTGACCCCCCATTATTCTTTAAACAAATTTACAATATATTAATTAATAAAGACAAAGGACCGAAATTAGCAGGATTTATTAAAGCAATTGGTATTCAAAAATTTGAAGAAATTGTAAAACACTATATTTAG
- the era gene encoding GTPase Era yields MKSGFVSIIGRPSTGKSTLLNSICEHQISIISSIPQTTRNKIKGIFTDKRGQIIFIDTPGFHLSKKQFNIALMHNVHSAIKETELILYVIDIQDKPGIEENEILTIISKSKINFLVVINKIDIQKTKEREIMIFLEEKGIKKDNIIKISAEQKINIEEIKDKIYENLQEGPLYYPEEYYTDQEMNLRTSEIIRGVTIKKLKEELPYSLYIEIEILEDRKNKLFIKANIIVAVESQKGIIVGKGGKGIKTIGEEARKIISEIFEKKCDLFLQVKLRKNWNKNPKLIKNLIN; encoded by the coding sequence ATGAAATCAGGATTTGTATCAATAATAGGTAGACCTTCAACAGGGAAATCTACACTTTTAAATTCAATATGTGAACACCAAATATCAATTATTTCATCCATACCACAAACAACTAGAAACAAAATAAAAGGAATATTTACAGATAAAAGAGGTCAAATTATTTTCATAGACACACCGGGATTTCATCTAAGTAAAAAGCAATTTAATATAGCACTGATGCATAACGTACATTCTGCAATTAAAGAAACAGAATTAATTCTTTATGTAATTGACATTCAAGATAAACCTGGCATTGAAGAGAATGAAATATTAACAATTATCAGTAAATCCAAAATTAATTTCTTAGTAGTCATCAACAAAATTGATATTCAAAAAACAAAAGAAAGAGAAATAATGATATTTTTAGAAGAAAAAGGAATTAAAAAGGACAATATTATAAAAATCTCTGCTGAACAAAAAATCAATATTGAAGAAATTAAAGATAAGATTTATGAAAATCTCCAAGAAGGACCTCTTTATTATCCAGAAGAATATTATACAGATCAAGAAATGAACTTAAGAACTAGTGAAATAATTAGAGGCGTAACGATTAAAAAACTAAAAGAAGAACTACCATATTCTTTATATATAGAGATCGAAATCTTAGAAGATAGAAAAAACAAACTTTTTATTAAAGCAAATATTATTGTAGCCGTAGAGAGTCAAAAAGGCATAATAGTCGGCAAAGGAGGCAAAGGAATAAAAACAATTGGAGAAGAAGCAAGAAAGATAATATCAGAAATATTTGAAAAGAAATGCGATTTATTCTTACAAGTAAAATTAAGAAAAAATTGGAACAAAAACCCTAAACTAATTAAAAATTTAATCAATTAA